A genomic window from Actinomycetaceae bacterium MB13-C1-2 includes:
- a CDS encoding HAMP domain-containing sensor histidine kinase, giving the protein MSPRKARLTIRGRLTLAFSVIFALVGTLMVVATYFFMRYVPHYGLMREVGTVVSFETEELSPLSIVRTPDDDAIQSEWSTFVIQDATTLLNVQLLISLVFLVVLICAGAVASWFIAGRILQPINTLSQVAKDASEGNLKQRVELDGPDDEVRRLGATFDHMLTRLDAAFESHKRFAAGASHQLQTPLAATRTMIDVASSDPSPSVEGLQETLSRVRQMNERSIETVDALLDLTAIEYRSDNVEEVDLGVLVGGALSVVAAESADRGITITSDIAPDSRTFANPVLIEQMLVNLLQNAVRHNHDGGSIEVRLTADTCPKLHISNTGEKVDPARVEQLTEPFSRGRDQAAKTGHGLGLAIVQSIADASNARLTLESNPEGGLCVTVTF; this is encoded by the coding sequence ATGAGCCCGCGCAAAGCTCGCCTAACCATCCGGGGGCGGCTCACCCTCGCTTTTTCCGTCATCTTTGCGCTGGTCGGCACGCTAATGGTCGTTGCCACCTACTTCTTCATGCGTTACGTGCCCCACTACGGCTTGATGCGCGAGGTTGGTACCGTCGTTTCTTTTGAGACGGAGGAGCTCAGCCCGCTCTCCATCGTTCGAACTCCAGACGATGACGCAATTCAGTCTGAGTGGTCGACGTTCGTTATTCAGGACGCGACGACACTGCTAAACGTGCAGCTTTTGATTTCACTGGTTTTCCTGGTGGTCCTGATATGTGCGGGAGCCGTGGCATCGTGGTTCATTGCCGGTCGAATATTGCAGCCAATAAACACCCTGAGCCAGGTCGCCAAGGATGCCTCGGAAGGTAACCTAAAGCAGCGCGTTGAGCTCGATGGCCCCGATGACGAAGTACGTCGGCTCGGAGCAACGTTCGACCACATGCTGACGCGCCTTGATGCAGCATTCGAGTCGCATAAGAGATTTGCTGCGGGCGCGTCACACCAGCTTCAGACCCCGCTCGCAGCGACGCGGACGATGATCGATGTCGCGTCATCCGATCCTTCCCCCAGCGTGGAGGGCTTACAAGAAACGCTGTCCAGAGTTCGGCAGATGAATGAGCGCAGTATTGAAACCGTCGATGCGCTGCTAGACCTGACCGCAATCGAGTACCGTTCGGACAACGTCGAGGAGGTGGACCTTGGAGTTCTTGTGGGCGGCGCACTGTCCGTCGTTGCGGCGGAGAGCGCAGACCGAGGCATCACGATAACCTCGGACATCGCACCGGATTCCCGAACGTTCGCGAATCCGGTGCTGATCGAACAAATGCTAGTGAACCTGCTACAAAACGCGGTGCGTCACAACCACGACGGCGGCAGCATAGAAGTGCGACTGACAGCAGACACCTGCCCCAAACTTCACATAAGTAACACAGGCGAGAAGGTAGACCCGGCTCGGGTAGAGCAGTTGACCGAACCCTTTAGTCGAGGAAGGGACCAGGCCGCAAAGACTGGGCACGGCCTGGGCCTTGCGATCGTCCAGAGTATCGCCGATGCAAGCAACGCACGGTTGACGCTGGAATCGAATCCCGAAGGAGGACTCTGCGTAACAGTGACATTTTGA
- a CDS encoding response regulator transcription factor, which yields MRVLVVEDEVYMADAIKTGLSRAAIAVDVVYDGQSALDLLGINDYDVVVLDRDLPLVHGDEVCGWIGDQGLATRVLMLTAARTLDNKLEGFEIGADDYLPKPFEFPELLARVKTLARRTGPVRNPTLENCGVVLDSFRKEVYRDGRLVRLTNKEFAVLEILMAADGGVVSAETLLEKAWDQNADPFTNTVRVTISTLRKHLGKPGLISTLPGVGYRFGLSA from the coding sequence ATGCGCGTGCTGGTGGTTGAGGATGAGGTCTACATGGCCGATGCAATCAAGACGGGTCTATCACGAGCGGCAATCGCAGTTGATGTCGTTTACGACGGTCAAAGCGCCCTTGATCTTCTGGGCATCAATGATTATGACGTTGTGGTGCTCGACCGAGACTTGCCCCTGGTCCACGGAGACGAGGTCTGTGGATGGATCGGCGACCAGGGACTAGCAACGCGGGTACTAATGCTCACTGCCGCGCGCACACTGGACAACAAACTTGAGGGTTTCGAAATCGGCGCGGATGACTACCTCCCAAAACCATTTGAGTTTCCGGAGCTCCTGGCACGGGTTAAGACGCTGGCAAGGCGCACCGGGCCGGTACGAAATCCAACGCTTGAAAACTGTGGAGTCGTTCTTGATTCGTTTCGTAAGGAGGTCTATCGCGACGGTCGCCTCGTTCGCCTCACGAACAAGGAGTTTGCGGTCCTTGAAATCCTTATGGCCGCTGATGGCGGCGTTGTCAGTGCAGAGACCCTGCTAGAAAAAGCCTGGGATCAAAATGCCGATCCCTTCACCAATACGGTTCGAGTGACCATTTCAACACTGCGCAAGCACCTTGGCAAACCGGGTCTGATCTCGACGCTCCCAGGCGTTGGCTATAGGTTTGGACTGAGCGCATGA